Sequence from the candidate division KSB1 bacterium genome:
ATTTACAACCCGGATCCGGACGAGAGCGGCGAGACGTTGCTGCCGGCCGTGGCGGTGACGGCGCCGGGCTTTGTGGGATCGATCACGATCATGAACGCCAGCGGGGTTGGAATCGGCGTCGATATGGCGCCGGCTGGCGACATCAATCACCCACACCCGGGTTTCAATTCGCTGTTGCTGGTGCGCGAGGCCGGGCAGCGCGGCGATTCGGCGGAAGCGGCGCTGCAAACCATGATCGAGGCGCGGCGCGGCGTGAGCTGGATTTATATGATCGCCGATGGCACGAATAACAAGGCTGCTGTCGTCGAAGCCGGGGCTTATACCGATAATCTCCAGCCACTGGACTTTCCGCCGAAAGAGCTTAAAAAAAGCGGCCTGCTGCCGGACCAAAATTTCCTGAATCAATACGAAACACAAAAGCCGCAAAACGGCTTGATGGTGCGTTGGAACGATTATCAATATCCCGAGGCGTTTTTCCGCTTCAACCCCGAGCTGTTTAAAAAATACGGCAAGGCATACAATCCGGCGGCATTCGACGAGCAAGGTTTCATCAATCCCACGAACAGCGACGCCAATTGCCCGAAGGCGTTTTATTTTGCGCCGCAGCGCGAAACGAAACCGGATGTGGTTTTGGCGACCAACATGTTTTTGACGCCGTCGATGCGCCTGTGCAGCATGGATCCGTGGACGGTGGAGGTGGCGGGTTCGCATTGCGATAATTTGCAGTGGCGCTACGATACGCTGAACAAATTGATTTTGGAAGCCTACGGCAGGATCGACGCGACGACAGCGCGGGAGATCATCGATTTTCTGGCGCCCTACGGTAAATATCCGGAGTATTACAAAAACAATATTCCCAGCTCGGACGGCAAAACCGTGCAAATCAACGGCGCCACCTCGCTGTGCAATTTGACGGAGCGGACGATCACGACGCACTACGGCTATTTTGCCGATGAATGGATTTCCCTGCGATTGCCGAATTATATTCCCAAGCATGACGTGTCATAAGAAACTCATTGACCGGCCGCTGAAGAGGCATTTATTCTAGAGAAGTGAAAATCTCGAGCGACCGGTCAATATCATTCAACAGATGAATCCGGCGCATTTCGATCCGCAAGTCATCGTTCACATCCTCGTCGGCCTGTTGCCGGTTCTGGTGTTTCTGGCGATGCTGGTGTGGCTCGACAGTTTTAAATTGATTCGCTGGCGTGCCATTTTGCTGGCGCTGGCTGCCGGCGGCGCGGCAGCTTTAATCAGTTTGTTCGCCAACAGTTTTCTCCTGGAGTGGAGCGGCGCCGCGCGCTTATTGTATTCGCGCTACGCCGCGCCGATTATAGAAGAGACGTGCAAGGCGCTCTATTTGATCTTTCTCATCAAAACGCATCGCGTCGGCTTTATGGTCGACAGCGCCATTCACGGGTTTGCCGCCGGCGCCGGCTTTGCCTGTCTGGAAAACATTTATTATTTGCAGTCGCTGCCGGATTCCAATCTGTTGTTGTGGATCGTTCGCGGCTTCGGCACGGCGATCATGCACGGCGGCACGACGGCGATTTTTGCGATGATGGCGAAAAATCGCGCCGATCGCCGCGCCGCCGGATGGCGCGCGTTTCTTCCGGCGTTGGCGGCGGCGATCTTGATTCATGCCAGTTTCAATCATTTTCTGCTGCCGCCGCTGTTTTTGACCGCCCTGCTGCTCGTCACCCTGCCGCTGTTGATGGTGTTGGTTTTCCAGCAAAGCGAAAATTCCACCCGCGATTGGCTGGAGGTGGGATTCGACACCGATCGTGAGCTGCTGGAATTGATCACGAGCGAAGGCGTTTCGCAATCGAAAGTCGGCATCTATCTGCAATCGCTGCGCAAAACTTTTCCGGCGGAAATCGTCGTGGACATTCTGTGTTATTTGCGTCTGCGCCTGGAGCTGGCGATCAAGGCCAAGGGCTTTTTGTTGATGCGGGAAGCGGGCTTCAAACCCGGCCCCGATGCCGAGCTCGAAAAGATGTTCGAGGAGCTGGCGTATTTGCAAAAAAGCATCGGCAAAACCGGCATTCTGGCGGTTTCGCCTTTTGTCAGCGCGCGCAGCCAGGATTTGTGGCAGTTGCAGATGTTGGGGCGGAAGTAAACAAGGCTTTGTGTCTTCTTGGTGGTTTATGGTAAAGGAGGACAATTATGTTCGTTCTCGTCGTGGATGATGAGCAGGATATTGACATACTGTTTCAACAAAAGTTCCGGCGTGAAATCAAAGAGGCGAAATTCATCTTCCGCTTTGCGCGTTCCGGCGAAGAAGCGCTGCAAATTCTGCAAGACGCCGGCCTGGCCGAGCTGGTGCTGATTCTTTCCGACATCAACATGCCGGGCATGACCGGCCTGGAGCTGCTGAAAAGAATCAAGGAGAAAAACGGCAAGCAAAAGGTTTTTCTGGTCACGGCTTACGGCGATGAATACAATTATCAGCAGGCCATCGACGCCGGCGCCGATGATTTCGTCAGCAAGCCGATCGATTTCGATGAGCTGAAGACGAAGATGTACGAGGCGTTGAAAATATTCTGAGGCGGCAACACGCCGGCACCGGTTCAGGAAGAATCGCCAACATGTTTCACGCCACGAACAGCAGTTGCGCCTCATAACCCATAAAGGTCGTCGCGTATGACCGCCACCAAAAACCTCGCTGCCCTCGTCATCAAAAACGATCTCGCGGAGCTGGCGCGTGTGAGCGCGATCGTCGAGGACTTGGGCCAAAAGCACGGCGTCTCGCCTGAAGCGCTGTACGCTGTCAACCTCGCCCTGGAAGAGATTCTGGTCAACGTTATTTCCTACGGATATGCGGATCAAGACGAGCATCAAATCATCGTCCGTTTTCACCTCGAAGCCGGCGATTTTGTCGTCGAGATCGAAGACGACGCCCGGCCGTTCAATCCCCTGGAGGCGCCGACACCGGACGTCGAGGCGCCGCTGGCGGAAAAGCCCATCGGCGGCTTGGGCATTCATTTGACGCGGACGATGATGGACGGCATGGCCTACCGGCGCGAGCGCGGCAAAAACATTTTGGCCATGAGAAAAAAAATCGCCATCGCTCACCAGGGTTAGTGTGGCGGCAATCCAATCATTCATTACCAACCGGGAGTGTTTATGGAAATCACACAAACCAAACACGGCGACATTTTGGTGATCGGCCCAAAAGGAAAGCTGGACGCCAACACTTCCAAAATGTTCGAAGACCGCCTGATACCGCTCATCGACCAGGGTCACAAAAAGATTCTGGCCGATTTTTCTCAATTGGATTACATCAGCAGCGCCGGACTGCGGGTGTTGCTGCTGGCGGCGAGAAAATTAAGCGATGGCGGCGGCAAGATCGCTTTGTGTTCCCTGAAGCCATCGATTAAAACCGTTTTCGACATCGCCGGTTTTTCCGCTGTTTTCTCCATTTTTACCACTCAAGAAGACGGGATTACAGGTTTTACCAAGTAAAAGAGGATGACATGACCATGCCGACCAAAATTCTGGTCGTAGATGACGAGCCGGATTTGGAGCTGATGATCAGCCAGAAATTCCGCAAACAAGTGCGCGACAAAGAACTGCAGTTCGATTTCGTCAAAAGCGGCGTCGAGGCGCTGAACAGGCTGCAAACCAACGGCGAGCCGGACGTTATTTTGACGGACATCAACATGCCGGAAATGGACGGGTTGACGCTGCTTGCCAAGCTCAGCGAGCAATATCCACTGATCAAATCCGTCATCGTTTCGGCTTACGGTGACATGTCGAACATTCGCACGGCTCTGAACCGCGGCGCGTTTGATTTTGTGACCAAGCCCATCGATTTCAACGATCTCGAGATCACACTCAAAAAAACCATTCACGAAGCGCTCGCTTTTAAGCAGGCGGTGAAAGACCGCGATCAACTGCTGTCGATTCAGCAGGAATTGGAAGTGGCGCGGAAAATTCAGCAATCGATCGTGCCGCGCAAATTTCCGGCGTTTCCCGGGCGGAAAGAATTTGATTTGTATGCCGAAATGATCCCGGCCAAAGACGTCGGCGGAGATTTCTACGATTTTTTTCTGATCGACGACGACCGGCTGGGTTTTGTGATCGGCGATGTCTCCGGCAAAGGCGTGCCGGCGGCGCTGTTCATGGCGGTCAGCAAAACTTTGTTGAAAGCGACAGCATTGAAAGGCTTGCCGCCGGATGAATGCCTGCAACAAATCAACCGCGTCCTGCATTTGGAAAGCGTCTCGGCGATGTTCGTCACGATCTTTTATGGCATTCTGAATACGCGCACGGGTGAGGTGGACTATTGCAACGGCGGCCATAATCCGCCGTACATTTTGCGCGCCGGCGGCGGCGTTGAAATGGTTGCATCCACCGGCGGCTTGGTGCTGGGGGCGATGCGAAATACCGCTTACCATGCCAAGAAGATGACGCTGCAATCCGGCGACGGGATTTTTCTTTACACCGACGGCGTGACCGAGGCGATGAACCGCGACAATGAACAATTCACCGAAGAACGCCTGGAGGAAAAGCTGAAAGCCGGGCGGGACACGACGCTGCCCAACATCGTCGGCCATGTGATCGAAGCGGTGAAGGCCTTTTCAAACGGCGCGCCGCAAGCGGATGATATTACGATTCTGGCGTTGAGATATTTGGGGAAGTGATGCAA
This genomic interval carries:
- a CDS encoding PrsW family intramembrane metalloprotease, translated to MNPAHFDPQVIVHILVGLLPVLVFLAMLVWLDSFKLIRWRAILLALAAGGAAALISLFANSFLLEWSGAARLLYSRYAAPIIEETCKALYLIFLIKTHRVGFMVDSAIHGFAAGAGFACLENIYYLQSLPDSNLLLWIVRGFGTAIMHGGTTAIFAMMAKNRADRRAAGWRAFLPALAAAILIHASFNHFLLPPLFLTALLLVTLPLLMVLVFQQSENSTRDWLEVGFDTDRELLELITSEGVSQSKVGIYLQSLRKTFPAEIVVDILCYLRLRLELAIKAKGFLLMREAGFKPGPDAELEKMFEELAYLQKSIGKTGILAVSPFVSARSQDLWQLQMLGRK
- a CDS encoding response regulator; the protein is MFVLVVDDEQDIDILFQQKFRREIKEAKFIFRFARSGEEALQILQDAGLAELVLILSDINMPGMTGLELLKRIKEKNGKQKVFLVTAYGDEYNYQQAIDAGADDFVSKPIDFDELKTKMYEALKIF
- a CDS encoding ATP-binding protein — translated: MTATKNLAALVIKNDLAELARVSAIVEDLGQKHGVSPEALYAVNLALEEILVNVISYGYADQDEHQIIVRFHLEAGDFVVEIEDDARPFNPLEAPTPDVEAPLAEKPIGGLGIHLTRTMMDGMAYRRERGKNILAMRKKIAIAHQG
- a CDS encoding STAS domain-containing protein; its protein translation is MEITQTKHGDILVIGPKGKLDANTSKMFEDRLIPLIDQGHKKILADFSQLDYISSAGLRVLLLAARKLSDGGGKIALCSLKPSIKTVFDIAGFSAVFSIFTTQEDGITGFTK
- a CDS encoding SpoIIE family protein phosphatase — encoded protein: MPTKILVVDDEPDLELMISQKFRKQVRDKELQFDFVKSGVEALNRLQTNGEPDVILTDINMPEMDGLTLLAKLSEQYPLIKSVIVSAYGDMSNIRTALNRGAFDFVTKPIDFNDLEITLKKTIHEALAFKQAVKDRDQLLSIQQELEVARKIQQSIVPRKFPAFPGRKEFDLYAEMIPAKDVGGDFYDFFLIDDDRLGFVIGDVSGKGVPAALFMAVSKTLLKATALKGLPPDECLQQINRVLHLESVSAMFVTIFYGILNTRTGEVDYCNGGHNPPYILRAGGGVEMVASTGGLVLGAMRNTAYHAKKMTLQSGDGIFLYTDGVTEAMNRDNEQFTEERLEEKLKAGRDTTLPNIVGHVIEAVKAFSNGAPQADDITILALRYLGK